From the Suncus etruscus isolate mSunEtr1 chromosome 19, mSunEtr1.pri.cur, whole genome shotgun sequence genome, one window contains:
- the WNT2B gene encoding protein Wnt-2b: MRSVGEGAREWIRECQHQFRHHRWNCTTLERDHTVFGRVMLRSSREAAFVYAISSAGVVHAITRACSQGELSVCSCDPYTRGRHHDQRGDFDWGGCSDNIHYGIRFAKAFVDAKEKRLKDARALMNLHNNRCGRTAVRRFLKLECKCHGVSGSCTLRTCWRALSDFRRTGDYLRRRYDGAVQVTATQDGANFTAARQGYRRATRTDLVYFDNSPDYCVLDKAAGSLGTAGRVCNKTSKGTDGCEIMCCGRGYDTTRVIRVTQCECKFHWCCAVQCKECRNTVDIHTCKAPKKAEWLDQT; the protein is encoded by the exons ATGCGATCAGTGGGCGAGGGTGCGCGCGAGTGGATCCGAGAGTGTCAGCATCAATTCCGCCACCATCGATGGAACTGCACCACGCTGGAGCGGGACCACACTGTCTTTGGCCGTGTCATGCTCAGAA GTAGCCGGGAGGCAGCATTTGTCTATGCCATCTCATCGGCAGGGGTGGTCCATGCCATCACGCGTGCCTGTAGCCAGGGCGAACTGAGTGTGTGCAGCTGTGACCCTTACACCCGTGGCCGCCACCATGATCAACGTGGGGACTTCGACTGGGGTGGCTGCAGTGACAACATCCACTATGGCATTCGCTTTGCCAAGGCCTTTGTGGATGCCAAGGAGAAGAGGCTGAAGGACGCGCGGGCCCTCATGAACTTGCACAACAACCGCTGTGGCCGTACG GCGGTGCGACGTTTTCTCAAACTGGAGTGCAAGTGCCACGGGGTGAGTGGCTCCTGCACCCTCCGCACCTGCTGGCGAGCCCTCTCTGACTTCCGTCGCACGGGGGACTACCTTCGGAGACGCTATGACGGGGCAGTGCAGGTGACAGCCACCCAGGACGGTGCCAACTTCACAGCAGCCCGCCAAGGCTATCGCCGGGCCACCAGGACCGACCTAGTCTACTTCGACAACTCACCTGATTACTGTGTCCTGGACAAGGCTGCTG GTTCCCTAGGCACTGCAGGCCGTGTCTGTAACAAGACATCGAAAGGAACAGACGGTTGTGAAATCATGTGTTGTGGTCGAGGGTATGACACAACTCGAGTCATCCGTGTCACCCAGTGCGAATGCAAATTCCACTGGTGCTGCGCTGTGCAGTGCAAGGAATGCAGGAACACGGTGGACATCCATACTTGCAAGGCCCCCAAGAAGGCTGAATGGCTGGATCAGACCTGA